One Kitasatospora sp. MAP12-44 DNA segment encodes these proteins:
- a CDS encoding alpha-ketoglutarate-dependent dioxygenase AlkB, with product MAFQLQGSLLDGADEVGLGDLAALRRTRLAHGAWVDVLPGWLAGGDALFEKLAVDVPWWAERRAMYDRVVAVPRLLAFYAQDDALPDPVLSATRAALSAHYGPELGEPFSTLGLCYYRDGRDSVAWHGDRTGRGSREDTMVAILSVGQPRQLLLRPRDGHGLTVRHSLGHGDLLVMGGSCQRTWEHCVPKTARPVGPRISIQFRPSGVR from the coding sequence ATGGCTTTTCAACTCCAGGGATCCCTGCTGGACGGCGCCGACGAGGTCGGCCTCGGCGACCTGGCGGCGCTGCGGCGCACGCGGCTTGCGCACGGCGCCTGGGTCGACGTGCTGCCCGGCTGGCTGGCCGGCGGGGACGCGCTGTTCGAAAAGCTGGCCGTCGACGTCCCCTGGTGGGCCGAGCGGCGCGCCATGTACGACCGCGTGGTCGCGGTCCCGCGCCTGCTCGCCTTCTACGCCCAGGACGACGCGCTCCCCGATCCGGTGCTGTCCGCCACCCGCGCGGCGCTCAGCGCCCACTACGGGCCGGAGCTCGGGGAGCCGTTCAGCACGCTCGGGCTCTGCTACTACCGCGACGGGCGGGACAGCGTCGCCTGGCACGGCGACCGGACGGGGCGCGGCTCCCGCGAGGACACGATGGTCGCGATCCTCTCGGTCGGGCAGCCGCGCCAGCTGCTGCTCAGACCACGCGACGGGCACGGCCTGACCGTGCGGCACTCGCTCGGCCACGGCGACCTGCTCGTCATGGGCGGTTCCTGTCAGCGCACTTGGGAGCACTGCGTCCCCAAGACGGCCCGCCCGGTGGGCCCGCGCATCAGCATCCAGTTCCGCCCGAGCGGGGTGCGCTGA
- a CDS encoding saccharopine dehydrogenase C-terminal domain-containing protein yields the protein MRILLVGAGGVGTAITRIAARRDFFEHVVVADYDQARAEAAVAALGEARTRFSAARIDAADQDAVTALLTEQRCDVLLNATDPRFVLPLFEAALAASARYLDMAMSLSKPHPERPHELCGVKLGDDQFARAEQWEQAGLLALVGMGVEPGLSDVFARYAADELFDEIEEIGIRDGANLTVEGYDFAPSFSIWTTIEECLNPPVVYQADRGWYTTAPFSEPEVFEFPEGIGPVECVNVEHEEVLLVPRWVDAKRVTFKYGLGDDFIAKLKTLHALGLDRTTPLTVASNLGPVQVSPRDVVAAALPDPAGLGERMHGKTCAGTWVKGVKDGRPREVYLYHVVDNQWSMQEYGSQAVVWQTAINPVIALELVASGVWSGTGVLGPEAFPAEPFLDLLVAYDSPWGLREQ from the coding sequence ATGCGCATCCTTCTCGTCGGCGCCGGAGGCGTCGGCACCGCGATCACCCGGATCGCGGCCCGGCGCGACTTCTTCGAGCACGTCGTCGTCGCCGACTACGACCAGGCCCGTGCCGAGGCGGCGGTCGCCGCGCTCGGCGAGGCGCGGACCCGGTTCAGCGCGGCGCGGATCGACGCCGCCGACCAGGACGCCGTCACCGCGCTGCTCACCGAGCAGCGCTGCGACGTGCTGCTCAACGCCACCGACCCGCGCTTCGTACTGCCGCTGTTCGAGGCTGCGTTGGCGGCCAGCGCGCGCTACCTGGACATGGCGATGTCGCTCTCCAAGCCGCACCCCGAGCGTCCGCACGAGCTGTGCGGGGTCAAGCTCGGGGACGACCAGTTCGCCCGCGCCGAGCAGTGGGAGCAGGCCGGCCTGCTGGCCCTGGTGGGCATGGGCGTGGAGCCCGGCCTGTCGGACGTCTTCGCCCGCTACGCCGCGGACGAACTGTTCGACGAGATCGAGGAGATCGGCATCCGCGACGGCGCCAACCTCACGGTCGAGGGCTACGACTTCGCCCCCTCCTTCAGCATCTGGACCACCATCGAGGAGTGCCTGAACCCGCCGGTGGTCTACCAGGCCGACCGCGGCTGGTACACCACCGCGCCGTTCAGCGAGCCGGAGGTCTTCGAATTTCCCGAAGGCATCGGACCGGTGGAGTGCGTCAACGTCGAACACGAGGAGGTCCTGCTGGTGCCGCGCTGGGTGGACGCCAAGCGGGTCACCTTCAAGTACGGCCTCGGCGACGACTTCATCGCCAAGCTCAAGACGCTGCACGCCCTCGGCCTGGACCGCACCACTCCCCTCACCGTCGCGAGCAACCTGGGACCGGTCCAGGTCTCCCCGCGTGACGTGGTCGCCGCGGCGCTGCCGGACCCGGCCGGCCTCGGCGAGCGGATGCACGGCAAGACCTGCGCCGGCACCTGGGTCAAGGGCGTCAAGGACGGGCGTCCGCGCGAGGTCTACCTCTACCACGTGGTCGACAACCAGTGGTCGATGCAGGAGTACGGCTCCCAGGCGGTGGTCTGGCAGACCGCGATCAACCCGGTGATCGCCCTCGAACTGGTGGCTTCCGGCGTCTGGTCGGGCACCGGCGTGCTGGGCCCCGAGGCGTTCCCGGCCGAGCCCTTCCTCGACCTGCTGGTCGCCTACGACTCCCCGTGGGGCCTGCGCGAGCAGTAG
- a CDS encoding TetR/AcrR family transcriptional regulator, producing the protein MAKTVVREQARQRRRRTKQGTVLTHAEIVETALRMLREHGAQGFTARRLGLALGADASAVYRYFAGMDDLTLAIADELMRRAMEHWQPVGDWRADLRALGLRVHAAYLAHPHAAVLTASRVSGRPEEVAADEAILGLLRGAGFPDRAAVRIFHVFIDQSLAFATLDAASLALPETARRSDEEMWQATYAGLPQETHPHIAATADLLVARMNISAYPAALDLLLAAAAAELSAIPRS; encoded by the coding sequence ATGGCCAAGACCGTGGTGCGGGAACAGGCGCGGCAGCGCCGCAGGCGGACCAAGCAGGGCACGGTGCTGACGCACGCCGAGATCGTCGAAACCGCCCTGCGGATGCTGCGCGAGCACGGCGCCCAGGGCTTCACCGCGCGCCGTCTCGGGCTGGCACTGGGCGCCGACGCCAGTGCGGTCTACCGCTACTTCGCCGGCATGGACGACCTCACGCTCGCCATCGCGGACGAACTGATGCGCCGGGCCATGGAGCACTGGCAACCGGTCGGCGACTGGCGCGCGGACCTGCGGGCGCTGGGCCTGCGCGTCCACGCCGCCTACCTCGCCCACCCGCACGCGGCCGTGCTGACCGCCAGCCGCGTCAGCGGCCGTCCCGAGGAGGTCGCCGCCGACGAGGCGATCCTCGGCCTGCTGCGCGGAGCGGGCTTCCCGGACCGCGCGGCAGTGCGGATCTTCCACGTCTTCATCGACCAGAGCCTGGCCTTCGCCACGCTGGACGCCGCGTCGCTGGCGCTCCCGGAGACGGCGCGCCGGTCGGACGAGGAGATGTGGCAGGCGACCTACGCCGGTCTGCCGCAGGAGACGCACCCGCACATCGCCGCCACCGCCGACCTGCTGGTCGCCCGGATGAACATCAGCGCCTACCCGGCCGCCCTGGACCTGCTGTTGGCCGCCGCGGCGGCCGAGCTGTCCGCGATCCCGCGGAGTTGA
- a CDS encoding VOC family protein has translation MSTGISVILYHVKDLDRAKALFGTFLGVEPSTDSPYYVGFELDGQQIGLVPDAHESGLSGPVCFRDVPDIAAARQALLAAGAESHEEPHDVGGGMLVASVKDADGNVIGLRQLP, from the coding sequence ATGAGCACTGGCATCAGCGTCATCCTTTACCACGTCAAGGACCTGGACCGGGCCAAGGCGCTCTTCGGTACGTTCCTCGGCGTCGAGCCGTCGACGGACTCGCCGTACTACGTCGGCTTCGAGCTCGACGGGCAGCAGATCGGCCTCGTGCCCGACGCCCACGAGAGCGGCCTCTCCGGCCCGGTCTGCTTCCGCGACGTGCCCGACATCGCCGCCGCCCGCCAGGCCCTCCTCGCCGCCGGCGCCGAGTCCCACGAAGAGCCGCACGATGTCGGCGGCGGCATGCTGGTCGCCTCCGTCAAGGACGCGGACGGCAACGTCATCGGGCTCCGCCAGCTGCCGTGA
- a CDS encoding glycosyltransferase, with protein sequence MRILHIITGLAAGGAEQQLRLLLRNMPDDHHCEVVTLENPGTVAEGIRQDGTPVTHLAMRGNRDIAALFKLAGFIRRGRFDIVHTHLYRSCVYGRLAARLAGVSTIVATEHSLLKNSIEGRSTTVGVRLLYTATERLGSCTVAVSSEVSECLSSWGIPAQRIRKIANGIDASAYTSTSVEHAKSRREVRTQLGIPLDSYVIGGVGRLVPGKQFDVLIDALASMPAALSDGRVPWLVLVGAGQQLDALTRQAREAQLADRTVFLGERDDVSRLLTALDVLAAPSIVETFGLSLLEALAAGLPVVYTSGPSLAELPRHYAGHAYYSPSDGRSYASRLSTVAAECVPPLTPPPVVGMYDISQVADELTCLYAELVARR encoded by the coding sequence ATGAGGATCCTCCATATCATCACCGGTCTGGCCGCAGGCGGAGCGGAACAGCAACTGCGGCTTCTGCTGCGAAACATGCCGGACGATCATCACTGCGAGGTCGTCACATTGGAAAACCCGGGGACGGTAGCAGAAGGAATTCGACAGGACGGCACTCCGGTCACACATCTGGCGATGCGGGGGAATCGGGACATCGCCGCACTCTTCAAACTGGCCGGCTTCATCCGTCGAGGGCGCTTCGACATCGTCCACACTCACCTGTACCGCTCCTGTGTCTACGGCCGCCTGGCAGCCCGGCTCGCGGGGGTCTCAACGATTGTGGCAACTGAGCACTCACTGCTGAAGAACTCAATTGAGGGACGCAGTACAACCGTGGGAGTCAGACTTCTATACACCGCGACAGAACGGCTTGGAAGCTGCACCGTAGCCGTTTCCAGTGAAGTCTCGGAGTGCCTGAGCAGCTGGGGAATCCCGGCTCAGCGGATCCGGAAAATCGCGAACGGAATCGATGCTTCCGCCTACACGTCTACATCGGTCGAGCACGCAAAATCGCGGAGAGAGGTGCGCACGCAACTGGGAATCCCACTCGATTCCTACGTGATCGGCGGGGTAGGTCGACTGGTTCCGGGCAAACAGTTCGATGTGCTCATCGACGCCCTGGCCTCCATGCCAGCCGCTCTGTCGGACGGCCGTGTGCCATGGCTGGTTCTGGTGGGCGCGGGGCAGCAGCTTGACGCACTGACCCGCCAGGCCCGCGAAGCACAGCTGGCCGACCGGACCGTATTCCTTGGTGAGCGTGACGACGTATCACGCCTCCTGACTGCCCTGGATGTCCTCGCGGCCCCGTCCATTGTCGAAACCTTCGGACTATCTCTCCTGGAGGCCCTGGCGGCCGGCCTCCCGGTCGTCTACACGAGCGGACCATCACTGGCTGAACTCCCACGGCATTACGCAGGACACGCCTACTATTCGCCTTCGGACGGCCGTAGCTACGCTTCTCGCCTGTCCACGGTAGCTGCGGAATGCGTGCCTCCCCTGACGCCACCACCGGTCGTGGGCATGTACGACATCTCCCAAGTCGCCGACGAACTCACATGCCTCTACGCCGAACTCGTCGCGCGTCGCTAA
- a CDS encoding polysaccharide deacetylase family protein produces the protein MAELLQSRDPAANKLVGLTFDDGYEDFLGNALPVLEKHRFTATAFVIVERLGGYNDWDFSSGADKRKIMSVEQVRELASTDIEVGSHSLTHRHLPEISDSEAEAEITGSRMALERITGKPVLGFCYPYGSVDARISAMTQQAGYRYACATKATIQPSGHTIPRCFVGERDTPLRLTLKRIRHLAVTRQ, from the coding sequence ATGGCCGAGTTGCTGCAGTCCCGGGATCCTGCCGCCAATAAACTGGTCGGACTGACCTTTGACGATGGCTACGAGGATTTCCTGGGCAACGCACTGCCCGTGCTCGAAAAGCATCGCTTCACGGCCACAGCCTTTGTTATTGTCGAGCGGCTTGGCGGCTATAATGACTGGGACTTCTCCAGTGGCGCCGACAAACGCAAGATCATGTCTGTCGAGCAAGTGAGGGAACTGGCTTCAACCGACATTGAAGTGGGCTCGCACAGCCTCACGCACCGGCACTTGCCCGAGATCTCCGACAGCGAGGCTGAAGCTGAGATCACCGGGAGTCGAATGGCTCTTGAGCGGATCACTGGCAAGCCGGTCCTTGGCTTCTGCTATCCGTACGGCTCGGTCGACGCCAGGATCTCCGCAATGACCCAGCAAGCAGGGTACCGATACGCCTGCGCCACTAAAGCAACAATCCAGCCTTCGGGTCATACGATTCCACGCTGCTTTGTCGGGGAGCGCGACACGCCGTTGCGGCTCACACTCAAACGTATCCGCCACCTCGCCGTCACCCGCCAATAG
- the istA gene encoding IS21 family transposase — protein sequence MVHRSREVLFERIRQAHREGLSGRELAARFKVSRNTVKQAIESPLPPKRKSPPPRASVLEPVKALIDAMLREDVDAPRKQKQKHTIVRIMERLAAEHDFELARQTTVWEYVSKRRPEIKSEALEGRRHLEGVVPQAKRPGEEAEVDFADFWLDLSGQRRKCVLFTLRLSYSGTAIHRVYATASQEAALEGHAEAFAVLGWVPSVHIRYDNLRPALKQVLFGRSRLESSRWASFKSCYQFSAFYCAPGEAGAHEKGGVEHEGGRFRRKHMVPPPRVDALAVLNERLAAIDVAEDARHIHGRPTSIGFDFEQERDLLRPLPADDFDCGIGLTPVVARNSRVTVRQGYYSVPAKFIGSKVRIKLRANELWVFDGRQVVARHPRLTRRYTYHDFLDHYLEILLVKPGAFAGASALAQARAEVSFTKGHEAFWAAAKQKVGDREGTRMLIEVLLLHRQLPAAALVQGVATCLRIGSVSTDLVAIEARPPRKPSPRPPLNDQRRPGDPTSWFRPHQTSRIRAENSDRPLLRVRPTRPFPA from the coding sequence ATGGTGCACAGGTCGCGTGAAGTGCTGTTCGAGAGGATCCGCCAGGCCCACCGGGAAGGCTTGTCAGGGCGGGAACTGGCGGCGCGGTTCAAGGTCTCGCGGAACACGGTGAAGCAGGCGATCGAGTCGCCGTTGCCGCCGAAGCGGAAGTCGCCTCCCCCGCGGGCGAGCGTGCTGGAGCCGGTGAAGGCGCTCATCGACGCGATGCTGCGCGAGGACGTGGACGCACCGCGGAAGCAGAAGCAGAAGCACACGATCGTGCGGATCATGGAGCGTCTGGCAGCGGAGCACGACTTCGAGCTGGCCCGGCAGACCACGGTGTGGGAGTACGTCAGCAAGCGGCGGCCTGAGATCAAGTCGGAGGCGCTGGAGGGGCGGCGGCATCTGGAGGGTGTGGTCCCGCAGGCGAAGCGTCCGGGTGAGGAGGCGGAGGTCGACTTCGCGGACTTCTGGCTGGATCTTTCCGGGCAGCGCCGCAAGTGCGTGCTGTTCACCCTGCGCCTGTCCTACTCCGGCACGGCTATCCACCGCGTCTACGCGACCGCCTCGCAGGAGGCGGCCCTGGAAGGCCACGCGGAGGCGTTCGCAGTGCTGGGTTGGGTGCCGTCGGTCCACATTCGGTACGACAACCTCAGACCGGCGCTCAAACAGGTCTTGTTCGGGCGCTCGAGGCTGGAGTCGTCCCGGTGGGCTTCGTTCAAGTCGTGTTACCAGTTCTCGGCGTTCTACTGCGCGCCGGGTGAGGCCGGGGCACATGAGAAAGGCGGCGTCGAACACGAGGGAGGCCGGTTCCGCCGCAAACACATGGTCCCGCCGCCCCGGGTCGACGCGCTGGCGGTACTGAACGAGCGCCTGGCCGCGATCGACGTCGCGGAGGACGCCCGGCACATTCACGGCCGGCCGACCTCGATCGGGTTCGATTTCGAGCAGGAACGCGACCTGCTCCGCCCGCTCCCTGCGGACGACTTCGACTGCGGGATCGGCCTGACGCCCGTGGTTGCGCGCAACAGCCGGGTCACGGTCCGTCAGGGCTACTACTCCGTCCCGGCGAAGTTCATCGGGAGCAAGGTGCGCATCAAGCTGCGGGCCAACGAGCTGTGGGTGTTCGACGGCCGCCAGGTCGTCGCCCGCCACCCGCGTCTGACCCGCCGTTACACCTACCACGACTTCCTGGACCACTACCTGGAGATCCTGCTGGTCAAGCCTGGCGCGTTCGCCGGCGCGTCCGCGCTCGCCCAGGCCCGCGCCGAGGTCTCCTTCACGAAGGGCCACGAGGCGTTCTGGGCAGCGGCCAAGCAGAAGGTCGGGGACCGCGAGGGCACGAGGATGCTGATCGAGGTGCTGCTGCTGCACCGCCAGCTTCCCGCCGCCGCCCTGGTCCAGGGGGTGGCGACCTGCCTGCGGATCGGATCGGTGAGCACGGACCTGGTCGCGATCGAGGCCCGGCCACCCAGGAAACCCTCTCCACGGCCGCCTCTAAATGATCAGCGAAGACCCGGCGATCCCACGTCCTGGTTCAGGCCGCACCAGACATCCCGGATACGCGCTGAAAACTCCGATCGGCCCCTTCTACGGGTCCGGCCTACCCGACCATTCCCTGCGTGA
- a CDS encoding GNAT family N-acetyltransferase: MTTGRTERTGHHRVPARTERLAFRRMSAADLDDMAALLGDPEVMRYYARAKDRTEAMAWIDWNQRLYQQEGFGLWLITLQATGEFVGDCGLTPQEVEGTLDIELGYHIRTALQGRGYATEAAAACRDHAREVLGTKRLIAMIHPDNTPSQRVAQKVGLSYERDAVSRAGLPIQIYAAQL; encoded by the coding sequence ATGACGACCGGGCGCACCGAGCGCACCGGACACCACCGTGTACCCGCTCGCACCGAACGGCTCGCGTTCCGCCGGATGTCCGCAGCCGACCTCGACGACATGGCCGCACTCCTCGGCGACCCGGAGGTGATGCGGTACTACGCCCGCGCCAAGGACCGCACCGAGGCGATGGCCTGGATCGACTGGAACCAGCGCCTCTATCAGCAGGAGGGCTTCGGCCTCTGGCTGATCACCCTTCAGGCCACCGGCGAGTTCGTGGGCGACTGCGGCCTGACCCCCCAGGAAGTCGAAGGCACCCTCGACATCGAGCTCGGCTACCACATCCGCACCGCCCTCCAGGGACGCGGCTACGCCACCGAAGCAGCCGCAGCCTGCCGCGACCACGCCCGCGAAGTCCTCGGCACCAAGCGCCTCATCGCCATGATCCACCCGGACAACACACCGTCCCAGCGGGTGGCCCAGAAGGTCGGCCTCTCCTACGAACGCGACGCCGTATCCCGAGCAGGCCTACCGATCCAGATCTACGCAGCGCAGCTCTGA
- a CDS encoding TetR family transcriptional regulator, whose amino-acid sequence MSARTVDWAALRGPRIGAPEAEGLRERKKRLLRQELSDTATELFVERGFEAVRVSEIAEACGVSEKTVFNYFPTKESLVLDLPDATMAALRIDLANRDLPPVEAARQILADELGALTSWLGTQADPVQAVARFQRFGALIHSTPSLRAHQRDMTDRLIAVAAETLAERIGTSPDAPEPQLAATALLGLWQIQFRALRKYLDDTRTPAQVREAVTADVHRAAHLLDDGLATFAVIPLRPPR is encoded by the coding sequence ATGAGCGCACGAACAGTGGACTGGGCAGCACTGCGCGGCCCCAGGATCGGGGCACCAGAGGCCGAGGGACTGCGCGAGCGCAAAAAGCGGCTGCTGCGCCAGGAGTTGTCCGACACCGCGACAGAACTCTTCGTGGAGCGGGGATTCGAGGCCGTCCGCGTCTCGGAGATCGCCGAGGCGTGCGGGGTGTCGGAGAAGACGGTGTTCAACTACTTCCCCACCAAGGAATCCCTCGTCCTGGACCTTCCGGACGCCACCATGGCCGCCCTGCGCATCGACCTGGCCAACCGGGACCTCCCCCCGGTCGAAGCCGCACGCCAGATCCTGGCCGACGAGTTGGGCGCCCTGACGTCCTGGCTCGGCACACAGGCCGACCCGGTCCAGGCCGTCGCCAGGTTCCAGCGCTTCGGCGCCCTGATCCACAGCACGCCGTCCCTGCGCGCCCACCAACGCGACATGACGGACCGCCTCATCGCGGTAGCCGCCGAGACCCTGGCCGAACGGATCGGCACCAGTCCCGACGCCCCCGAACCCCAATTGGCCGCCACCGCCCTGCTCGGACTCTGGCAGATCCAGTTCCGGGCCCTGCGCAAGTACCTGGACGACACTCGCACCCCCGCCCAGGTCCGCGAGGCGGTCACCGCCGACGTCCACCGCGCCGCGCACCTGCTCGACGACGGACTCGCCACCTTCGCCGTCATCCCGCTTCGGCCGCCTCGATGA
- a CDS encoding anthrone oxygenase family protein — MAARIVEFVEFVNLFFAGLLAGMEFVVRFGVRGPLAALEERAQLQLRQALIRTLRVVVPAAYLPTIVSGVVVTALYGTGAGAGAGANSGIALGFRCAAVLAMVVWTLATFGGTVPINAAVLDWQPGALPQNWRELIRRWERLDTVRTWAAVAAFACFLVAASQR, encoded by the coding sequence ATGGCTGCGCGCATCGTTGAGTTCGTCGAGTTCGTCAACCTGTTCTTCGCCGGCCTGCTGGCAGGCATGGAGTTCGTGGTCCGCTTCGGCGTGCGCGGACCGCTCGCAGCCCTGGAGGAGCGTGCGCAGCTGCAACTGCGCCAGGCGCTGATCCGGACCCTGCGTGTCGTGGTGCCGGCCGCCTACCTGCCGACGATCGTGTCCGGGGTGGTCGTCACGGCCCTCTACGGCACAGGCGCCGGCGCCGGCGCGGGCGCCAACTCCGGGATCGCGCTCGGCTTCCGCTGTGCGGCGGTGCTGGCGATGGTCGTCTGGACGCTGGCCACCTTCGGTGGCACCGTGCCGATCAACGCGGCGGTGCTCGACTGGCAGCCCGGTGCGCTGCCGCAGAACTGGCGGGAGCTGATCCGCCGCTGGGAGCGGCTGGACACGGTGCGCACCTGGGCGGCGGTGGCGGCGTTCGCCTGTTTCCTGGTGGCGGCGTCGCAGAGGTAG
- a CDS encoding nuclear transport factor 2 family protein, which produces MHPFRKAVEAHDHQAIPALLAEDAAFLSPVAFAPYQGRAMVAAILRGADRAFEDFRYVREIADGNSLALMFKARIGEREVHGCDFLELDEEGLIKEFCVMVRPLSAANALGEAMRVQFEIIRRELLEDGPA; this is translated from the coding sequence ATGCACCCCTTCCGCAAGGCCGTCGAGGCCCACGACCACCAGGCAATCCCGGCCCTGCTGGCCGAGGACGCCGCCTTCCTCAGCCCGGTCGCCTTCGCTCCCTACCAGGGCCGAGCCATGGTGGCGGCGATCCTGCGCGGGGCCGACCGGGCGTTCGAGGACTTCCGGTACGTCCGGGAGATCGCCGACGGCAACAGCCTGGCGCTGATGTTCAAGGCTCGCATCGGCGAGCGGGAGGTGCACGGCTGCGACTTCCTGGAGCTCGACGAGGAGGGGCTGATCAAGGAGTTCTGTGTGATGGTCCGACCGCTGTCGGCCGCGAACGCGCTCGGCGAGGCGATGCGGGTGCAGTTCGAGATCATCCGGCGCGAACTCCTGGAGGACGGACCCGCCTGA
- a CDS encoding PadR family transcriptional regulator, protein MSLRNAVLAALLEGEASGYDLAKRFDASVANFWSATPQQLYRELERMEGDGLIRTRVVEQERRPNKRLCSLTEAGRRALHAFTAEPARPTAIRDELLVKVQAADRGDLDAVRVAVAERMEWSRAKLARYERLRERLLDGRREDAYLAEAEHIGPYLTLLRGVSFEQETLRWGETALTVLARRAASAADQG, encoded by the coding sequence ATGTCTCTGCGAAACGCGGTCCTGGCGGCGCTCCTGGAGGGCGAGGCCTCCGGCTACGACCTGGCCAAGCGCTTCGACGCGTCAGTGGCGAACTTCTGGTCGGCGACGCCGCAGCAGCTTTACCGGGAGCTGGAGCGGATGGAGGGCGACGGCCTGATCCGGACGCGGGTGGTGGAGCAGGAGCGCCGACCCAACAAGCGGCTGTGCTCGCTGACCGAGGCCGGGCGTCGCGCGCTGCACGCGTTCACCGCGGAGCCGGCGCGGCCCACCGCGATCCGGGACGAGCTGCTGGTCAAGGTGCAGGCCGCCGACCGGGGCGATCTCGACGCCGTACGGGTGGCCGTCGCGGAGCGGATGGAGTGGTCGCGGGCCAAGCTCGCCCGCTACGAGCGCCTGCGCGAGCGGCTGCTGGACGGTCGCCGCGAGGACGCCTACCTTGCCGAGGCCGAACACATCGGTCCCTACCTCACCTTGCTACGTGGCGTCTCCTTCGAGCAGGAGACACTGCGCTGGGGGGAGACGGCCCTCACGGTGCTGGCCCGGCGAGCGGCGTCGGCGGCCGACCAGGGCTGA
- a CDS encoding TetR/AcrR family transcriptional regulator, with translation MGRPRTFDEEAILDRAMLLFWRKGYEATSMNDLVEELELGRGSIYAAFGDKHRLFIQALGRYLGRQADLLASALDDQQPALPQLRRLFETLLHSESACSGAGCFSVNSIAELLPGNLGVAELARASLRSAEDAFTAQLERARAAGELTAAVSPREAARLLVALIQGLQILRKADPDPARLAASLDAAFALITSPQPAAAPASVPAAVPTA, from the coding sequence ATGGGAAGACCGCGGACGTTCGACGAAGAGGCGATCCTGGACCGGGCGATGCTCCTGTTCTGGCGCAAGGGCTACGAGGCCACGAGCATGAACGACCTGGTGGAGGAGCTGGAGCTGGGTCGGGGCTCGATCTACGCGGCGTTCGGCGACAAGCACCGCCTGTTCATCCAGGCACTCGGCCGCTACCTCGGCCGCCAGGCCGATCTGCTCGCCTCCGCGCTCGACGACCAGCAGCCCGCACTGCCGCAACTGCGACGCCTCTTCGAGACGCTGCTGCACTCGGAGTCGGCCTGCAGCGGTGCGGGCTGCTTCAGCGTCAACAGCATCGCCGAGCTCCTCCCGGGCAACCTCGGCGTCGCGGAACTCGCCCGCGCCAGCCTGCGCAGCGCCGAGGACGCGTTCACCGCGCAGCTCGAACGGGCGCGAGCAGCCGGTGAACTCACCGCCGCCGTGAGCCCGCGCGAGGCCGCGCGCCTGCTGGTCGCGCTCATCCAGGGCCTGCAGATCCTGCGCAAGGCCGATCCGGACCCGGCCCGCCTCGCCGCCTCGCTGGATGCGGCCTTCGCGCTCATCACGAGCCCGCAGCCGGCCGCCGCCCCCGCATCCGTTCCCGCAGCCGTTCCCACAGCCTGA